The sequence below is a genomic window from Halococcus saccharolyticus DSM 5350.
TGCTCCTCACGCCGCCGGTCTGGGCGGGCTACTCGCCACATCACCGCTCGTTCGGCGGCACGATCACCCGCGAGCACGGGTCGCTCCGCGAGACGCTCGAAGAGATCGCCGATGCGGCGCTCGACAACGGATTCGACGCGCTGTTGTTGCTGAACGGCCACGGCGGGAACGCCTCGCTGATCGACAGCGCCGTGAGCACGATCGGCGTCGACCAGCCCGATAGCGAGGTGCTCGGACTCACGTACTTCGAACTGGCGGAGCCGTTCATCGACGAGATCCGCGAGAGCGAGATCGGGGGGATGGCCCACGCCGGCGAGTTCGAGACGTCGCTCATGCTGCATCTCCGCCCCGAACTGGTACACGACGACCGCGAGGGGACGTATCAGGAGGAACCGTACGATCGGAGCCAGCAGGACCTCTTCGTCGGCGGACCGCTCTCGGTGTACCGGCCGTTCGAGGACTACTCGCCGTCCGGTGCGATCGGCGATCCGACGCTCGCGACCGCCGAGAAGGGCGCACGGATCCACGACCGACTCGGCGACGCAATGGGTGATCTGCTGGAACGAATCCACGAGGAAAACCGCTGATCAGCGCTTTGGGATCGTATAGGAGCCTGTTGGACGAGTGTTCACCTCTGCCAGTGGGTTGAGCGAGACAGCGAGGGTGATGACGGTATCAGGGCCGTTCCGCCGCGGTCAGAGCTCGCCGAGTTCCTGCTGTTTTCGCATCAAGTAGAGGAAGTACGGACCGCCGATCAGGCCGGTGACGATCCCGACAGGGATCTGGACCGGGTTGAGCGCGAGTCGCGCCCCGACATCGGCGGCGACCATGAGCGCGGGGCCGGCGAACACGCAGCCAACGACGAGACGCTTGTAGTCGCTGCCGACGATGTTCCGAACGACGTGCGGGACGATCAGGCCGACGAAGCCGACGATCCCCGCGACCGCGATGCTCGCCGACGCCGCGAGGATCGCGACGCCCGAGAGCGCGAAGCGGACCTTCTCGACGCTCATTCCCAGCGACTTCGCGGTCCGTTCGCCGAGCAGGAGGACGTTGAGCTGGCGTGCGCCAGCAAGCGCGAGGAACATCGCCACCACCGACCACGGCAGCGCCATCCGGACCTGCGCCCAGTCAGTGCCCGTGAGCGAACCGGTGGTCCACGCGATCGCCTCCTGGACCACGCCGATGTCGTCGGCGAAGAAAAAGAGCGCCGTCTGGAGCGAGCCGAACATCGTCGAGACGATCACGCCCGCGAGCACCAGCCGCACCGGCGAGGTCCCGCCCTTCCACGCGATGGCGTAGACGAGTAGGAACGCGATCGCCCCGCCGAGCGACGCGATCAACGGCAGAAACGCCGACAGTCCGCTGAACACGACGAGCGTGAGCAGGATCATCAGCCCCGCACCCGACGAGACGCCGAGAATGAACGGGCTCGCGAGCTCGTTGCGGGTGACTGCCTGGAAGATCGCGCCAGAAACCGCGAGATTCATCCCGACGAGAACAGCCACGAGCACCCGCGGCAGACGGATGTTCCAGACGATCAGGCTCCGTCGCCCCATCTCGGGCACCTCGCCGCCGAGCAGGAACGCCTCCAGCGCTGCCGGGTTCAGGATGACGTCGGGGTTGAAGACGGCCCCCCACGCCTGTGCGATCGTCATCGAGTACGCGCCGAAGCTGACCTGGACGAGCCCGGCGACGACGACGATTCCGATACTGCCGAGGACGAGCGAGGCGAGCGAGCTATCGATCCATCCGAGCCACCCCTGCTCGTCCGCCGTCTTGTCGTCCTGGCTGGTGATCTCGGTCATGCGGACCAGCGATCACCCGATTTGCCCGAGCGCGGTGTAGCGCCACCGAAATCGACACACGGACGCTCGTCGTTTGTCATACGATTTAGGCTGCCCTAATCGGATATAACGCCTTCGGGTTTCGACTGCCGCCGGAACCGATGGTAGCGTGTCGATCGAAGATCCAGCAGAACTAATCGCATCGTGTGACAGCATGCAGCCGAACCGACTCGTACGGTCCTGGAGGTATCGATTCGATCCGAACAGTCGTCGATTTGGAGGAACTACGCCGGGAGGAGCTACGGCGTCCACTGTCCGCTGCCGCGGTCGTCTGAGTCGCTCTCCGATTCCGGCCCGGCCGGCGGCCGTGGCGGCACGCGGTATTCGAGGCCGGCCTCTTTCATCAGCCGGCGACAGCTCGGTTCGGAGTACTCGACGCCGAACGCGTCGCGGACGAACCGGCCGACGAGCGCCGGCGTCCACGCCGGCTCGTCGTAGCCGACTTCGGTGGGAGATCCGTGGAGCGCAGCCTCGAACTCGTCGCGCTGCTCCGTGGTGAGCTTTCGCGGTCGGCCGGAGCGTGGCGCGTCGACGACGGCCTGATCAAGCGGCCCGTCGTCGAGGCGCTTGAGCCAGCTGTAGATCGTCCGTCGCTGGACGCCGTACCACTCGGCGAGTTCGGTCTGGGTGATCCCGTTCTTGTACGCGATCGCCGCGAGGAGGCGCTGGGCCGGCTTCGCGTCGTTCACCTCGTCGAGCGCTTTCTGCAGTTCTTCGATCGAGATATCGTCGAGGTGGTCCATCGATCTCGTCTTCAGGCCCCGGGTAGAAAATTCTGACGACAGGATTTCGATGATGCAGGTTGGGGGTCGGTAGTACACGGGGAGCAGACGCTGGACGATCTCGTCGGTTCGACCGCTCTTCGCGAAAACGTCGACGGCTGCCGATGTATCCACGGACCGATGGTGAATGAGATGGGACCGACTTGGTACTCGGTCAGTCAGGCGCGTTTGAACCCGAGGAAGAAACCACCGACGAACCCTGCTCCGACGGGCAGTGTCGTACCGAGCGCCGTGAGCCACGGCGGGACCGTCTGGAGACTCTGCTGGACGCCCGCAAGCACGTGGTCGAGTGCCGCCCATTGGACGTCGAGCACGCCTTGATGGTCGAGATACGTGAACACCGCCAGCTGTATCCCGACGATCGCGACGGCGATCTTGGCCAGCTTCTTCGCGGCGAACCCGGTGACACCGCCCGCGAGCGCGCTCCCGCCGAACGCCGTGCCGAGATTGCCGAGCGCGGTTTCGAACCCCATCACGTGTCTTCGTCCTCTCCGTCGTGGCGGGGGTACTTATAATCCGTCGTTCGGTAGGGTGCGGTGCGACCATCGGAAACGATTCGATCGATTCGGGCTGCTGCGTCAGAGATGGCGGCGGATTCAGACGAAACCGACAGTGGTTGGTGCCCGGATCGACAACTGTGGATACCGTGAATTTGGCTCCACTTCGTCGTATCGCGGAGTCGTATCGATCGATCCCTATCGTCTACCGCATCGCCGCCGGGTTCGTCCTCGGCGCGATCGTCGGACTGGTCGTCGGCGAACCGGCGACGCGACTTCAACCGCTCGGTGATCTCTTCCTCTCGCTGCTCAACATGCTCGTCGTCCCGCTGGTCGTCTTCACGCTGCTCGCCGGCATGGAGCGCCTCTCGCCCGCTCGGCTCGGTCGCGTCGGTGGGACTGTCGTGGGTCTCTACATGGTGACGACCGCGATCGCCGCGACTATCGGCCTCGCGGTCGCGAACCTGCTCCAACCGGGGGCCGGCCAGGAGTTCGTCCCCGGCAAGGCCGAGTCAGCGAGCGCGCCCTCGATCGCTGAAGTCCTTCTGGGGATCGTCCCCGACAACCCGATCGGGGCGATGGCTGAGGGCGATCTCCTCTCGATCATCTTCTTCGTCGTGGTGTTCGGGCTCGGCCTCGCGTGGGTTCGGGATCGAACCGACGACGAGCGGGTGCGAGCGGGGAGCGAGACGTTCTTCGAGTTCGTCGACGCCGGCACCGAGGCGCTGTTCGCGATCGTCTGGGGCGTGATGGAGTACGGCGTCCTCGGCGTGTTCGCGCTGACCGCAGCGTCGCTCGCGACCAACGGGATCGCGGGCATCGTCTCGCTCGCGTCGCTGGTCGGCGTGGTCGCGCTCGGGATCGCGATCCACATCGGCGTGACCTACCTCGGACTCATCACCGCAGGGCTGCTCGGCCAATCGCCGATCGCGTTCCTCTCCGGTGCGAAGGACGCGATGGTGACCGCGTTCTCGATTCGGTCGTCGAGCGGCACGCTTCCGGTGACTATTGCCGACGCTCGCGACAACCTCGCGGTCGACGAGTCGGTGTATGGATTCTCCCTCCCGCTGGGAGCCACGATCAACATGGACGGCGCGGCGATCCGTCAGGCCGTCACGGCGGTCTTCGCGGCCAACGTCGTCGGCGTTCCGCTCGGACTCGGTGAGCAGGTGACGGTCCTCGCAACCGTCGTCCTCGTCAGTATCGGCACCGCGGGCGTCCCCGGCGCGGGGCTCATCATGCTCACGATCATCCTCAACGCGCTGGGGCTTCCACTGACTGTCGTGGGCTTCGTCGCCGCCGTCGACCCGATCCTCGGCCGGATCGCCACGATGAACAACGTGACCGGCGACCTCGCGGTGACGGCACTCGCGGCGAAGTACAACGACGCCATCGATTTCTCCGACGGAGTCTGGGCCGACAGTCGGTCGACGCTCGATTCGGCAACTCCCAGCACGAACGACTGAGACGACGCTCAGGATTTCCCCTCGACCACGAGCGTGGCTGAGACGCAAACCGTTTGTCCGCAGTCGTCCTCTCACCGAGTAGTGACCGACGCGAACGACGACTCGCCGGATGAGAACGAGACAGAGTCCGAATCGACGGTGCGGGACGTCGACACCGAACCAACGGAGGACCATCCCGAGCCGGCGATGACGGCCGAGCGATTCAGAGCGACGCTCGAAGACCTCGGTCGGCCCGTCGCGACGGCCGGGGAAGTAGCGCGGACGCTCGACTGGACGCACGCCGAGGCGAGCGACGCGCTCGACGAACTGGCCGGAACGGGTGGGATCGAGCGCACGGACGTGACCGACGATCCCGTGGTCTGGTATCCGGCCGAGTTCGCCGCGTTCGTCGATCGCGAGCACGTCGTCGTCTTTCCG
It includes:
- a CDS encoding dicarboxylate/amino acid:cation symporter is translated as MDTVNLAPLRRIAESYRSIPIVYRIAAGFVLGAIVGLVVGEPATRLQPLGDLFLSLLNMLVVPLVVFTLLAGMERLSPARLGRVGGTVVGLYMVTTAIAATIGLAVANLLQPGAGQEFVPGKAESASAPSIAEVLLGIVPDNPIGAMAEGDLLSIIFFVVVFGLGLAWVRDRTDDERVRAGSETFFEFVDAGTEALFAIVWGVMEYGVLGVFALTAASLATNGIAGIVSLASLVGVVALGIAIHIGVTYLGLITAGLLGQSPIAFLSGAKDAMVTAFSIRSSSGTLPVTIADARDNLAVDESVYGFSLPLGATINMDGAAIRQAVTAVFAANVVGVPLGLGEQVTVLATVVLVSIGTAGVPGAGLIMLTIILNALGLPLTVVGFVAAVDPILGRIATMNNVTGDLAVTALAAKYNDAIDFSDGVWADSRSTLDSATPSTND
- a CDS encoding FecCD family ABC transporter permease; the protein is MTEITSQDDKTADEQGWLGWIDSSLASLVLGSIGIVVVAGLVQVSFGAYSMTIAQAWGAVFNPDVILNPAALEAFLLGGEVPEMGRRSLIVWNIRLPRVLVAVLVGMNLAVSGAIFQAVTRNELASPFILGVSSGAGLMILLTLVVFSGLSAFLPLIASLGGAIAFLLVYAIAWKGGTSPVRLVLAGVIVSTMFGSLQTALFFFADDIGVVQEAIAWTTGSLTGTDWAQVRMALPWSVVAMFLALAGARQLNVLLLGERTAKSLGMSVEKVRFALSGVAILAASASIAVAGIVGFVGLIVPHVVRNIVGSDYKRLVVGCVFAGPALMVAADVGARLALNPVQIPVGIVTGLIGGPYFLYLMRKQQELGEL
- a CDS encoding FUN14 domain-containing protein, with the protein product MGFETALGNLGTAFGGSALAGGVTGFAAKKLAKIAVAIVGIQLAVFTYLDHQGVLDVQWAALDHVLAGVQQSLQTVPPWLTALGTTLPVGAGFVGGFFLGFKRA
- a CDS encoding creatininase family protein, producing MSDTIGSHPASWAGKPYREIEELATSDGSVLVVPVGSIEQHGHHLPVATDTILADAVAKAGAEHADDSVPVLLTPPVWAGYSPHHRSFGGTITREHGSLRETLEEIADAALDNGFDALLLLNGHGGNASLIDSAVSTIGVDQPDSEVLGLTYFELAEPFIDEIRESEIGGMAHAGEFETSLMLHLRPELVHDDREGTYQEEPYDRSQQDLFVGGPLSVYRPFEDYSPSGAIGDPTLATAEKGARIHDRLGDAMGDLLERIHEENR